The following nucleotide sequence is from Herpetosiphonaceae bacterium.
TGCTCCTGGTGCGGGCACACGGCTGCGCGCGCTGGGATCTACCCGGCGGCGGCGTCAAGCGGGGCGAGTCGCTGCGCGAGGCCGCGATCCGCGAGACACGCGAGGAGAGCGGCTGTGTGGTCGAGGCCGAGCGCCTGCTGGGGATGTATCTCAACCTCTGCGACGGCATGACCAACTACGTGGCGGTGTATGTCTGCCGCCCGATCAACCGTCCGGCGCTGGCGCTCAACATTGAGATCGCCGAGGCGCGCTACTGGCCGCTCGACGCGCTGCCGCCCGTCACGCCGTCGGTGCCGGGCCGCCTGGCCGAGTACGCCGCTGGAGCATACGGGCTGGATGGCGTGTGGTAGCGCTGCCCGCCGAGCACAATCAGACGATCGAGGTATCCATGAGCTATACACCGATTCTCGCCACGTTAGGCTATATCGTATCGCCGGACAGACAGCGCGTGCTGATGGTCCATCGCAACAAGCGGCTCGACGACATTCATTATG
It contains:
- a CDS encoding NUDIX domain-containing protein is translated as MRPLLEPLLTRAIPLFFVGRAVYRRIRRPISMGVRALVVQDHQVLLVRAHGCARWDLPGGGVKRGESLREAAIRETREESGCVVEAERLLGMYLNLCDGMTNYVAVYVCRPINRPALALNIEIAEARYWPLDALPPVTPSVPGRLAEYAAGAYGLDGVW